GACGACGAAATTATGTTCCCTCTAGGGGTGTTTGATCATGGTTTCATAAGCAAATGGGAATGGAGCGCTGAAATCCTCGAAAATAGTGGAGTCATGATCCATGTTGATGAGCCGGGTTCTGATATCGCGAGGAAAGATGATCAGCGTCCGCCTATGCGACAGCCGTGCTTTAAGCCATTGATGACACTGGAAGAATGCCTGGCGACTGACTTTTCAGCTTTTGAGACCTTCGACAACTATTGCTTCGCGATGTTCACTTTTAACCAGCATGACTTCACTTTTGGGTCCCCTCGATTTCTGGAAGCTGTCGCAGCGAAGGACGACATTTTCGAAATCGACAAGTTCTCTCGATGGTTCTACGACGAGGACCGTTTCAGAGAAAAAGTGATGACCCGATGGGACGAAATGCTGATCCGTGAATTCAAGGCGGCTTTCTAGCGTTTTCGCTCTTTGGCGAGCTGCGTTGATGCCGGCGGCGCGGCGCAGCATTTGACAAGGCGATGAACGGCAGCTTTGGGCCGCATCCCGACATCCCGCATTGAAATCACCCCACAACGCCACCCATCTATTCCACCCGCGGATCGCGGATCATCCCGCGCACCCCCATTTTCCCCTCGCCCCGAATCCGCTATGACCGGTCAGCGGCGGCCCGTGGCCGTTGCTCTTTGCAATCATGCACGTCCCGGGGTTATGCCGACCATGCGCTTCCGCCTTGCACTCTTGTCTGTTTTTGCCGTTGTTGTTTCAGCCTGCACCACCACCTCGGCGCCCACAAATCCGCTGCAGGAGCGCTGGAACGGGAAGTCGGCGGGTGAGTTTTTTGCAGCCTTCGGGCCGCCCAATTCGGACCGCAGCGGGCCGGGCGGCACCACCGTCAACACCTGGCGCGGCGGCTTCACCGGCGGCCGGTCCTGCTATGTGGAATTGATCGTCAACAAGGATTACACCATCAGAACGATCCGCGCCCTCGCCGACCGTCCCGGCACCAATGGCGGGCCGTCGCACTGCGAGAAGACGCTCGACGCGGATTGAGGATGTCTGTGGGTTATTTGGTCCACGCAACAGGGTGGCTGCTGGTTCAAGTTCCTGCATGCTTGTGGCCGAGACACTAATGCCCGTCATGCCGGGCCTGACCCGGCATCCAGCCAGCCCAAGTCCTTGGGCTAAAAGGGTCTATTGACCCGGCGGACGCCGGGTCGCTGGATCCCGGATCAAGTCCGGGATGACGGAGAGTGTGGAGGCGCTGCCTCAAGCGTCCCTATCCCAGCGGCGGAATATCGCCTCTGGCCCAGCGCTCTTGCGTCTCGGCTGAAAACGCCTCGAATGTCTGCGCCTCGATGGCGCCGCGGATGCCGGACATCAGGTCCTGATAGTAGCTCAGATTGTTCCAGGTGATCAGCATCATGCCGAGGATCTCGTTGGAACGGACCAGGTGATGCAGATAGGCGCGGGAATAGTCGCGCGCCGCCGGGCAGGAACTCTCCTCGTCGAGCGGGCGGTGGTCCTCGGCGTGGCGCGCATTCTTGAGGTTGATCTTGCCGTGGCGGGTGAAAGCAAGGCCATGGCGGCCGGCGCGGGTCGGCATCACGCAGTCGAACATGTCGATGCCGCGGCCCACCGATTTGAGGATGTCGTCAGGCGTGCCGACACCCATCAAATAGCGCGGCTTCTCCACCGGCAGCGCCGGACAGGTGACATCGAGCATGTCGAGCATCACCTCCTGCGGCTCGCCCACGGCCAGCCCGCCGACCGCATAGCCTTTCAGGTCAAGCGCGGTGAGCCCCCCCGCCGAGCGCTCGCGCAGCTTCGGGATATCGCCGCCCTGGACAATGCCGAACATCGCCTTGCCGGGCTGGTCGCCGAAGGCAACCCTGCAGCGCTCGGCCCAGCGCAATGACATTTCCATGGCGCGCTCGATCTCGCTCTCGCTCGCCGGCAGCCGCACGCATTCATCGAGCTGCATCTGGATGTCGGAGCCGAGCAGGCCCTGGATTTCGATCGAGCGCTCCGGGCTCATCTCGTGGCGCGAGCCGTCGATGTGGGACTGGAAGGTGACGCCGTGCTCGGTGATCTTGCGCAGCGCGGACAGCGACATCACCTGAAAGCCGCCAGAATCGGTCAGGATCGGGCCGTCCCAGCGGGCAAAATGATGCAACCCGCCAAGCCGCGCCACACGCTCGGCGCCGGGGCGCAGCATCAGGTGATAGGTGTTGCCCAGAATGATGTCGGCGCCCAGATCGCGCACCTGGTCCATATACATCGCCTTGACCGTGCCGCCGGTGCCCACGGGCATGAAGGCCGGTGTGCGGATCGTGCCGCGCGGCATTGAGATCTCGCCGCGCCGCGCCTTGCCGTCGGTGGCCTTGAGCTTGAACTGGAAGGTGTCAGTCATCGCTGGTCGCTCCGGAACAACAGGCTGGAATCGCCATAGGAATAGAAGCGGTAGCCGGTCTCAATCGCGTGGTCATAGGCGGCGCGCATGGTCTCGAGCCCGCAAAAGGCCGAAACCAGCATGAACAGCGTCGAGCGCGGAAGGTGAAAATTGGTCATCAGCACGTCGACGGCGCGAAACCGGTAGCCGGGCGTGATGAAGATGTCGGTCGGGCCGGACCAGGGCTGAATCGTGCCGTTTTCGTCCGCCGCGCTTTCGAGCAAACGCAATGAGGTGGTGCCGACCGAGACGATGCGTCCGCCACTGGCCCGCACCTGGTTGAGCGCTGCCGCGGTCTCGGCGCTGACATGGCCGATCTCCGAATGCATCCTGTGTTCTGCGGTGTCATCGGCCTTGACCGGCAGAAAGGTGCCCGCCCCCACATGCAGCGTGACGAAATGCCGGACGATGCCGCGCGCATCAAGGCTCGCAAACAGCGCATCGGTGAAATGCAGCCCCGCAGTGGGGGCAGCAACCGCGCCATCCTCGCGGGCATAGATGGTCTGATAATCCTTGCGGTCCTGCGCGTCCTCGCCGCGTTTGGAGGCGATGTAGGGCGGCAGCGGAATGTGGCCGGTGGCCATGATCGCCTCGTCAAGCGCGGGACCGGAGAGATCGAAGATCAGCTCGATCTCGCCGCCCTCGCCGCGCTCCCCCGCCGTGGCATCGAGCACGCCCTGGAGGCAGGCAGAGCCATCACCGCCAAAAGACAGCCGGTCGCCGGGCTTGATCCGCTTGCCGGGGCGCACAAAGGCCTTCCAGCGGTCCGGGCCCGACCGCATGTGCAAAGTTGCGGAAACACGGACCTGATTGTCACCGCGATTGCGAAACCCTTCAAGCTGCGCCGGGATCACGCGTGTGTCGTTGAACACCAGCGCGTCGCCCGGTTGAAGCTGTGCCGCGAGATCGCGCACAATGGCGTCGGAAAGCCCACCATCCGGGGCCACGCACAGCATTCTGGCACTGTCACGCGGGCTTGCGGGCCTCAGCGCGATGCTCTCATCGGGAAGGTGGAAATCGAAAAGGTCAACGCGCATAAGTGCGCCTCATAAAAAACGCGCGGAATTCACATGGCCTGAAGCCGTCGAATCCCGCGCGTATCCGTGACTTAGGCCTTGGCGTCAGCCGCAACCTTCATCGAGACAATCTTGTCGGGATCGACCACGGGCTCGCCGCGCTTGATCTTGTCAACATTGTCCATGCCTTCCATCACCTGGCCCCAGACCGTGTATTGACGGTTGAGGAAGCCGGCGTCGTCAAAGCAGATGAAGAACTGCGAGTTGGCAGAATTGGGATCCTGGGCGCGGGCCATCGAGCAGGTGCCGCGGCCATGGTTCATGTTGGAGAACTCGGCCTTCAGGTCCGGCTTGTCCGAGCCACCCATGCCGGCGCGGCGCGGGTCGAAGGACGCGCCGTCCGACTTGCCGAACTTGACGTCGCCGGTCTGGGCCATGAAACCCTCGATCACGCGGTGAAACACCACACCATCATAGGCGCCTTCGCGGGCAAGTTCCTTGATCCGCGCAACGTGGCCGGGCGCGAGATCGGGCAGCATCTCGATGGTGATGGTGCCTTGCGTGGTTTCCACGATGAGCGTGTTTTCGGGATCCTTGATCTCCGCCATGGGGTGTCTCCTGTTTTTATCGATTGGAATGTGTCGTCAGCCGCCGGAGCGGACCTTGATCATGCGGTCCGGATCAGTCACGGCGCCATTGGTGTTGGGGTTGCCGCGCTTGATCTGGTCAACATGCTCCATGCCTTCAACCACGGTACCCACAACGGTGTACTGACCATTGAGAAAATCGCCATCAGCAAACATGATGAAGAACTGCGAATTGGCGGAATTGGGGTTCTGCGACCGCGCCATGCCCACCGTGCCGCGCACGAAAGGCTTGTCGGAAAATTCGGCCGCCAGATCCGGTTGCGAAGACCCGCCCATGCCTGCGCGGCGGGGCGCGAAACCATCTTCCATGTCGCCGAACTGGACATCGCCGGTCTGGGCCATGAAGCCCTCGATCACCCGGTGAAAGGCAACATTGTCATACTCGCCGGCATCGGCAAGCGCCTTGAGCCGAGCGGCGTGGTTCGGTGCCACGTCATCGGCAAGCTCGATGACCACATCACCGGTCTTGAGCGTGATGGTCAGCTGCTCGGCTGCCGTTGCAAGGCTCGGAAAGGCCAGAGAGAGAGCGAGAAGTGCTGCGGGAAGAAAACGAAACGAAGGCATGAGAGCTCCGGGAGATTTTGGACGGCCGGACCAAGCCAGTCCGGCGGCATCCGTTTGACATACTGCCGGGCGCTTTGCAACGCCGCGGCGTGAGGCCAGCTGGTCAACTGCCGGCTTGGGGTGCTTGTAGCCTCTATGTGGTGCCTGCTGCGGCAAAGTCCATCGGACAGATAAGGATTCAGGCCTCGGCGATACGCGCGGCGAGTGCCTTTTGCACGAGTTCGGGCACAAACGGGCTGACATCACCGCCCATCTTGGCGATCTGGCGCACAAGCGTGGCGGTGATATGGCGGGTTTGAGGAAAAGCGGGTGCGAACACGGTGGTGATGTCGGGCGCCATGGCGCGGTTCATCCCGGCCATCTGCATTTCATAGTCGAGATCGGTGCCGTCCCGCAAACCGCGAACCAGAACCGTGGCGCCGGCCTGAGATGCAGCATCGATCACAAGTCCATCGAAGGAAATGACCGTAACTGTCTCGAAGCGTAGAGGAAATTCCGACTGAACGACATGCGAGATCATGCTGGCGCGTTCATCGAAGGAAAACAACGGCGCCTTGCCCGGATGCACCCCGATGCCAATGACCAGCTCATCGCAAAGCGCCAGCGCCTGCTCAAGCACATCAATGTGACCATTGGTCATCGGGTCGAAGGACCCTGGATAAAACGCTGTACGCATTGCAATCTTCCCTTTGCCTGGCGTTTTGTCACGCCAGACGGG
The DNA window shown above is from Hoeflea phototrophica DFL-43 and carries:
- the tgt gene encoding tRNA guanosine(34) transglycosylase Tgt; the encoded protein is MTDTFQFKLKATDGKARRGEISMPRGTIRTPAFMPVGTGGTVKAMYMDQVRDLGADIILGNTYHLMLRPGAERVARLGGLHHFARWDGPILTDSGGFQVMSLSALRKITEHGVTFQSHIDGSRHEMSPERSIEIQGLLGSDIQMQLDECVRLPASESEIERAMEMSLRWAERCRVAFGDQPGKAMFGIVQGGDIPKLRERSAGGLTALDLKGYAVGGLAVGEPQEVMLDMLDVTCPALPVEKPRYLMGVGTPDDILKSVGRGIDMFDCVMPTRAGRHGLAFTRHGKINLKNARHAEDHRPLDEESSCPAARDYSRAYLHHLVRSNEILGMMLITWNNLSYYQDLMSGIRGAIEAQTFEAFSAETQERWARGDIPPLG
- the queA gene encoding tRNA preQ1(34) S-adenosylmethionine ribosyltransferase-isomerase QueA → MRVDLFDFHLPDESIALRPASPRDSARMLCVAPDGGLSDAIVRDLAAQLQPGDALVFNDTRVIPAQLEGFRNRGDNQVRVSATLHMRSGPDRWKAFVRPGKRIKPGDRLSFGGDGSACLQGVLDATAGERGEGGEIELIFDLSGPALDEAIMATGHIPLPPYIASKRGEDAQDRKDYQTIYAREDGAVAAPTAGLHFTDALFASLDARGIVRHFVTLHVGAGTFLPVKADDTAEHRMHSEIGHVSAETAAALNQVRASGGRIVSVGTTSLRLLESAADENGTIQPWSGPTDIFITPGYRFRAVDVLMTNFHLPRSTLFMLVSAFCGLETMRAAYDHAIETGYRFYSYGDSSLLFRSDQR
- a CDS encoding peptidylprolyl isomerase, coding for MAEIKDPENTLIVETTQGTITIEMLPDLAPGHVARIKELAREGAYDGVVFHRVIEGFMAQTGDVKFGKSDGASFDPRRAGMGGSDKPDLKAEFSNMNHGRGTCSMARAQDPNSANSQFFICFDDAGFLNRQYTVWGQVMEGMDNVDKIKRGEPVVDPDKIVSMKVAADAKA
- a CDS encoding peptidylprolyl isomerase, with translation MPSFRFLPAALLALSLAFPSLATAAEQLTITLKTGDVVIELADDVAPNHAARLKALADAGEYDNVAFHRVIEGFMAQTGDVQFGDMEDGFAPRRAGMGGSSQPDLAAEFSDKPFVRGTVGMARSQNPNSANSQFFIMFADGDFLNGQYTVVGTVVEGMEHVDQIKRGNPNTNGAVTDPDRMIKVRSGG
- the coaD gene encoding pantetheine-phosphate adenylyltransferase, which translates into the protein MRTAFYPGSFDPMTNGHIDVLEQALALCDELVIGIGVHPGKAPLFSFDERASMISHVVQSEFPLRFETVTVISFDGLVIDAASQAGATVLVRGLRDGTDLDYEMQMAGMNRAMAPDITTVFAPAFPQTRHITATLVRQIAKMGGDVSPFVPELVQKALAARIAEA